From the Procambarus clarkii isolate CNS0578487 chromosome 70, FALCON_Pclarkii_2.0, whole genome shotgun sequence genome, one window contains:
- the LOC138355971 gene encoding ankyrin repeat domain-containing protein 11-like: protein MALSGFIGFSYSEQNVPSSTGYGEPKDIAALEKEQHRATKIIPELSQLTYQERLGTTGIKILQTKHDRADLIEAFKILNHFKETDTGNFFKKVRCDTNNEQRFQAQQATMIYHKDLPQGSTTRIYHKDLPQGSTQGSTQGSTQGSTQGSITRIYHKDLPQGSTTRIYHKDLHKDLHKDLHKDLHKDQHKDLHKDQHKDLHKDLHKDLHKDQHKDLHKDQHKDQHKDLHKDQHKDQHKDQHKDLHKDLHKDQHKDLHKDLHKDLHKDQHKDLHKDLHKDLHKDQHKDLHKDLHKDLHKDLHKDLHKDLHKDLHKDLHKDLHKDLHKDLHKDLHKDLHKDLHKDLHKDLHKDQHKDLHKDLHKDLHKDQHKDLHKDQHKDLHKDLHKDLHKDQHKDLHKDQHKDQHKDLHKDQHKDQHKDQHKDLHKDLHKDQHKDLHKDLHKDLHKDQHKDLHKDLHKDLHKDQHKDLHKDLHKDLHKDLHKDLHKDLHKDLHKDQHKDLHKDLHKDLHKDLHKDLHKDLHKDLHKDLHKDQHKDLHKDLHKDQHKDLHKDQHKDLHKDLHKDLHKDLHKDLHKDLHKDLHKDLHKDLHKDQHKDLHKDQHKDLHKDLHKDLHKDLHKDLHKDLHKDLHKDLHKDQHKDLHKDQHKDLHKDLHKDLHKDQHKDLHKDQHKDQHKDLHKDQHKDQHKDQHKDLHKDLHKDQHKDLHKDLHKDLHKDQHKDLHKDLHKDLHKDQHKDLHKDLHKDQHKDQHKDQHKDLHKDLHKDLHKDQHKDQHKDQHKDQHKDQHKDQHKDLHKDQHKDQHKDLHKDLHKDQHKDLHKDLHKDLHKDLHKDQHKDQHKDLHKDLHKDLHKDQHKDQHKDQHKDQHKDQHKDLHKDLHKDQHKDLHKDLHKDLHKDLHKDQHKDLHKDLHKDLHKDQHKDLHKDLHKDLHKDQHKDLHKDLHKDLHKDQHKDLHKDQHKDLHKDLHKDLHKDLHKDLHKDLHKDLHKDLHKDQHKDQHKDLHKDQHKDLHKDLHKDLHKDLHKDQHKDLHKDQHKDLHKDQHKDLHKDQHKDQHKDLHKALPSTTKMDKINSGHFRFFFIEMIL, encoded by the exons aaggacatagctgctctggagaaggagcaacaccgggcaacaaaaataattccagagctaagtcaactcacgtatcaggaacggttggggACCACAGGGATAAAAATACTGCAAACcaagcatgacagggcggatctcattgaagcTTTTAAAATATTGAACCATTTTAAGGAAACTGATACAGGAAATTTTTTCAAAAAGGTCAGATGCGACACAAACAATGAGCAACggtttcaggctcaacaagccacaat GATCTACCACAAGGATCTACCACAAGGATCTACCACAAGGATCTACCACAAGGATCTACCACAAGGATCAACACAAGGATCAACACAAGGATCAACACAAGGATCAACACAAGGATCTATCACAAGGATTTACCACAAGGATCTACCACAAGGATCTACCACAAGGATCTACCACAAGGATCTACACAAGGACCTACACAAGGACCTACACAAGGACCTACACAAGGACCAACACAAGGACCTACACAAGGACCAACACAAGGACCTACACAAGGACCTACACAAGGACCTACACAAGGACCAACACAAGGACCTACACAAGGACCAACACAAGGACCAACACAAGGACCTACACAAGGACCAACACAAGGACCAACACAAGGACCAACACAAGGATCTACACAAGGACCTACACAAGGACCAACACAAGGACCTACACAAGGACCTACACAAGGACCTACACAAGGACCAACACAAGGACCTACACAAGGACCTACACAAGGACCTACACAAGGACCAACACAAGGACCTACACAAGGATCTACACAAGGACCTACACAAGGACCTACACAAGGACCTACACAAGGACCTACACAAGGACCTACACAAGGACCTACACAAGGATCTACACAAGGACCTACACAAGGACCTACACAAGGACCTACACAAGGACCTACACAAGGACCTACACAAGGACCTACACAAGGACCTACACAAGGACCAACACAAGGACCTACACAAGGACCTACACAAGGACCTACACAAGGACCAACACAAGGACCTACACAAGGACCAACACAAGGACCTACACAAGGACCTACACAAGGACCTACACAAGGACCAACACAAGGACCTACACAAGGACCAACACAAGGACCAACACAAGGACCTACACAAGGACCAACACAAGGACCAACACAAGGACCAACACAAGGATCTACACAAGGACCTACACAAGGACCAACACAAGGACCTACACAAGGACCTACACAAGGACCTACACAAGGACCAACACAAGGACCTACACAAGGACCTACACAAGGACCTACACAAGGACCAACACAAGGACCTACACAAGGATCTACACAAGGACCTACACAAGGACCTACACAAGGACCTACACAAGGACCTACACAAGGACCTACACAAGGACCAACACAAGGACCTACACAAGGATCTACACAAGGACCTACACAAGGACCTACACAAGGACCTACACAAGGACCTACACAAGGACCTACACAAGGACCTACACAAGGACCAACACAAGGACCTACACAAGGACCTACACAAGGACCAACACAAGGACCTACACAAGGACCAACACAAGGACCTACACAAGGACCTACACAAGGACCTACACAAGGATCTACACAAGGACCTACACAAGGATCTACACAAGGACCTACACAAGGACCTACACAAGGACCTACACAAGGACCAACACAAGGACCTACACAAGGACCAACACAAGGACCTACACAAGGACCTACACAAGGACCTACACAAGGACCTACACAAGGACCTACACAAGGACCTACACAAGGACCTACACAAGGACCTACACAAGGACCAACACAAGGACCTACACAAGGACCAACACAAGGACCTACACAAGGACCTACACAAGGACCTACACAAGGACCAACACAAGGACCTACACAAGGACCAACACAAGGACCAACACAAGGACCTACACAAGGACCAACACAAGGACCAACACAAGGACCAACACAAGGATCTACACAAGGACCTACACAAGGACCAACACAAGGACCTACACAAGGACCTACACAAGGACCTACACAAGGACCAACACAAGGACCTACACAAGGACCTACACAAGGACCTACACAAGGACCAACACAAGGACCTACACAAGGACCTACACAAGGACCAACACAAGGACCAACACAAGGACCAACACAAGGACCTACACAAGGACCTACACAAGGACCTACACAAGGACCAACACAAGGACCAACACAAGGACCAACACAAGGACCAACACAAGGACCAACACAAGGACCAACACAAGGACCTACACAAGGACCAACACAAGGACCAACACAAGGACCTACACAAGGACCTACACAAGGACCAACACAAGGACCTACACAAGGACCTACACAAGGACCTACACAAGGACCTACACAAGGACCAACACAAGGACCAACACAAGGACCTACACAAGGACCTACACAAGGACCTACACAAGGACCAACACAAGGACCAACACAAGGACCAACACAAGGACCAACACAAGGACCAACACAAGGACCTACACAAGGACCTACACAAGGACCAACACAAGGACCTACACAAGGACCTACACAAGGACCTACACAAGGACCTACACAAGGACCAACACAAGGACCTACACAAGGACCTACACAAGGACCTACACAAGGACCAACACAAGGACCTACACAAGGACCTACACAAGGACCTACACAAGGACCAACACAAGGACCTACACAAGGACCTACACAAGGACCTACACAAGGACCAACACAAGGACCTACACAAGGACCAACACAAGGACCTACACAAGGACCTACACAAGGACCTACACAAGGACCTACACAAGGACCTACACAAGGACCTACACAAGGATCTACACAAGGACCTACACAAGGACCAACACAAGGACCAACACAAGGACCTACACAAGGACCAACACAAGGACCTACACAAGGACCTACACAAGGACCTACACAAGGACCTACACAAGGACCAACACAAGGATCTACACAAGGACCAACACAAGGACCTACACAAGGACCAACACAAGGACCTACACAAGGACCAACACAAGGACCAACACAAGGACCTACACAAGGCTCTGCCATCCACAACGAAGATGGATAAGATAAATTCAGGCCATTTCCGTTTTTTTTTTATAGAGATGATCCTTTAA